A window of Pseudodesulfovibrio hydrargyri contains these coding sequences:
- a CDS encoding TPM domain-containing protein — MRNAETFLTQAEQDALVQCVKKAEATTSGEIVPVIATMSYDYPRAGLIGSLILGALVAVALTLALGREDMWVFLALFLALFFCFSRLFDALPALKRPFVSKREMREEVAEAAFTAFHAHGLHDTRDKTGIILYVSVYERSVQVLADKGINDLVNPQAWEEVVTLVTKGIRAGKPGEALCAGVTRCGEMLTKRFPIKPDDTDELPNLIIEKAD, encoded by the coding sequence ATGCGCAACGCGGAAACATTTCTCACCCAAGCGGAACAGGACGCGCTCGTTCAGTGCGTCAAGAAGGCCGAAGCCACGACCTCAGGCGAAATCGTGCCGGTCATCGCGACCATGAGCTACGACTACCCGAGGGCCGGGCTCATCGGCAGCCTCATCCTCGGCGCGCTCGTCGCCGTGGCGCTGACCCTGGCCCTGGGCCGTGAGGACATGTGGGTCTTCCTGGCCCTGTTCCTGGCTCTGTTCTTCTGCTTTTCGCGCCTGTTCGACGCCCTCCCGGCCCTCAAGCGCCCGTTTGTCTCCAAACGCGAGATGCGCGAGGAAGTGGCCGAGGCCGCCTTCACCGCCTTCCACGCCCACGGCCTGCACGACACCCGCGACAAGACCGGCATCATCCTCTACGTCTCGGTCTACGAGCGCTCGGTCCAGGTCCTGGCCGACAAGGGCATCAACGACCTGGTCAACCCTCAGGCCTGGGAAGAGGTCGTCACCCTGGTCACCAAGGGCATCCGCGCGGGCAAACCCGGCGAGGCCCTGTGCGCAGGCGTGACCCGGTGCGGCGAAATGCTCACCAAGCGGTTCCCCATCAAACCCGATGACACCGACGAGCTGCCCAACCTGATCATCGAAAAAGCGGACTAG
- a CDS encoding TPM domain-containing protein — MRFPTNRLYALFAALVLVLGLSATALALDVPPYTTRVNDLGRMMSPQTRQTLESQLAALEESDSTQVAVLTVPSLEGDAIEDFSIRVAEAWKVGHKDFDNGVILLVSKEDRRIRIEVGYGLEGRLTDVLAGQIIDNVITPQFRAGRYNQGFLEGVTAITGAVRGEFTALPKKRKSKLNILAILIGPMIFMILLTEKFGRRRIPGATEGANTVRRSGPGFIYMPGPRIGGGGGFGGGFGGGGFGGFGGGGFGGGGASGGW; from the coding sequence GTGCGCTTCCCCACAAACAGACTGTACGCCCTGTTCGCGGCCCTGGTCCTGGTACTCGGCCTGAGCGCCACGGCCCTGGCCTTGGACGTTCCGCCGTACACCACGCGGGTCAACGACCTGGGCAGGATGATGTCGCCCCAGACCCGGCAGACCCTCGAGAGCCAGTTGGCCGCCCTGGAGGAGTCGGACTCCACCCAGGTGGCGGTCCTGACCGTCCCGTCGCTTGAGGGCGACGCCATCGAGGACTTCTCCATCCGCGTGGCCGAGGCCTGGAAGGTCGGCCACAAGGACTTCGACAACGGGGTCATCCTCCTGGTCAGCAAGGAAGACCGCAGGATCCGCATCGAGGTCGGCTACGGCCTGGAAGGACGCCTGACCGACGTCCTGGCCGGGCAGATCATCGACAACGTGATCACCCCACAGTTCCGGGCCGGACGGTACAACCAGGGCTTCCTCGAAGGCGTGACCGCCATCACCGGTGCCGTGCGCGGCGAGTTCACCGCCCTGCCCAAGAAGCGCAAGAGCAAGCTCAACATCCTGGCCATCCTCATCGGCCCCATGATCTTCATGATCCTGCTGACCGAAAAGTTTGGCCGCCGCCGCATCCCCGGAGCGACCGAAGGAGCCAACACGGTCCGGCGCAGCGGCCCCGGCTTCATCTATATGCCCGGCCCGCGCATCGGCGGTGGCGGCGGATTCGGAGGCGGCTTTGGCGGCGGCGGATTCGGCGGGTTCGGCGGCGGCGGATTCGGAGGCGGAGGCGCCTCCGGCGGCTGGTAA
- a CDS encoding LemA family protein, which translates to MLKRLVTVLAALFIAASLAGCGYNSMQQQEEEVYGAWANLESALQRRADLIPNLVETVKGAAAHEKSTLTAVVEARAKATQTKLTPEMLTDKNALANFQAAQGQLSSALSRLMVVVERYPDLKANQNFLALQHQLEGTENRINVARQRYNDAVKTFNFSIRKFPNSLTNSLLLHLERKEFFEAAPEAKTAPKVNFGSES; encoded by the coding sequence ATGCTCAAACGACTTGTCACGGTCCTTGCGGCCCTTTTCATAGCGGCCTCCCTGGCCGGATGCGGCTACAACTCCATGCAACAGCAGGAGGAAGAGGTCTACGGCGCGTGGGCCAACCTGGAATCCGCCCTGCAACGCCGCGCGGACCTGATCCCCAATCTGGTGGAGACCGTCAAGGGCGCTGCCGCCCACGAAAAATCCACCCTGACCGCCGTGGTCGAGGCGCGCGCCAAGGCCACGCAGACCAAGCTCACCCCGGAGATGCTGACCGACAAGAACGCCCTGGCCAACTTCCAGGCCGCCCAGGGCCAGCTCTCCTCGGCCCTGTCCCGGCTCATGGTCGTGGTCGAACGATACCCGGACCTCAAGGCCAACCAGAATTTCCTGGCCCTGCAGCACCAGCTCGAGGGCACCGAGAACCGCATCAACGTGGCCCGGCAGCGCTACAACGATGCGGTCAAGACCTTCAACTTCTCCATCCGCAAGTTCCCGAACTCCCTGACCAACTCGCTGCTGCTCCACCTGGAGCGCAAGGAGTTCTTCGAGGCTGCCCCGGAGGCAAAGACCGCACCCAAGGTCAACTTCGGGTCCGAGTCCTAG
- a CDS encoding YigZ family protein, translating to MAERYPIPAAFHRVEQTIKRSRFMASMNHAPDMDSARAFVAAVKEEFPEATHNCWAFNAGPPGDTARVGLSDDGEPGGTAGKPMLGVLLHSGVGEIAVVVTRWFGGTKLGTGGLVRAYAGLVNLGLETLPLRDMIVTRRLGVSLPYPSVTLFKRLLPGFEAEVADEAFSDVAEFTVELPEEHVDGFARTVVELTGGRAEIHEK from the coding sequence ATGGCCGAACGTTACCCCATCCCCGCCGCCTTCCACCGGGTGGAGCAGACCATCAAGCGCAGCCGGTTCATGGCCTCCATGAACCACGCCCCGGACATGGACTCCGCCCGCGCCTTTGTCGCCGCCGTCAAGGAGGAATTCCCGGAGGCCACGCACAACTGCTGGGCCTTCAACGCCGGTCCGCCGGGCGACACGGCCCGGGTGGGGTTGAGCGACGACGGCGAGCCGGGCGGCACGGCGGGCAAGCCCATGCTGGGCGTCCTGCTCCACTCGGGCGTGGGCGAGATCGCGGTGGTGGTCACCCGCTGGTTCGGCGGGACCAAGCTCGGCACCGGCGGCCTGGTCCGGGCCTACGCCGGGCTGGTCAATCTCGGCCTGGAAACCCTGCCCCTGCGCGACATGATCGTGACCAGACGCCTCGGGGTGTCCCTGCCCTACCCGTCCGTGACCCTCTTCAAGCGGCTTTTGCCCGGCTTCGAGGCCGAAGTGGCGGACGAGGCCTTCAGCGACGTGGCCGAATTCACCGTGGAACTGCCCGAGGAGCACGTGGACGGGTTTGCCCGCACCGTGGTCGAGTTGACCGGCGGACGCGCGGAAATACACGAAAAATGA